The Desulfomicrobium orale DSM 12838 genome includes a window with the following:
- a CDS encoding nitroreductase family protein, whose product MLGLLRSRRSVRHYTEQEISPETLDILKEALLRSPSSRGLDPWEFLFVTDKALLRELAEAKAHGAAFLQDAALGVAVLGDENTADTWIEDCSIAAIILQLTCESLGLGSCWVQIRLREDAFGASAETRVRQILNIPEHLHVEAVIGIGHPARKPEPHPRQNLKDGKIRFNTYA is encoded by the coding sequence ATGCTCGGTCTCCTCCGCTCCCGCCGCAGCGTCCGTCATTACACGGAACAGGAAATCTCTCCCGAAACCCTGGACATACTGAAGGAGGCCTTACTCCGCTCGCCTTCTTCGCGCGGCCTCGATCCGTGGGAGTTTCTTTTCGTCACGGACAAGGCTCTGCTCCGGGAGCTGGCCGAAGCCAAGGCCCACGGGGCGGCCTTCCTGCAGGATGCAGCCCTGGGCGTGGCCGTACTCGGCGATGAAAACACAGCCGACACCTGGATCGAAGACTGCTCCATCGCGGCCATCATTCTCCAGCTGACCTGCGAGAGTCTGGGGCTTGGCAGCTGCTGGGTGCAGATCCGTCTGCGGGAAGACGCCTTCGGCGCATCCGCCGAAACCCGGGTGCGGCAGATCCTGAACATCCCGGAGCATTTGCACGTGGAAGCCGTCATCGGTATCGGCCACCCGGCCCGGAAACCCGAACCCCATCCGCGCCAGAATCTGAAGGACGGGAAAATCCGCTTCAACACCTACGCATGA
- a CDS encoding DMT family transporter → MDWLILALTLLAGCLMPVQPAVNAVVAQTVRSPYISAFFSFLVGTLVLWLLVVFQRTPWPPVKVLADLPWWVWTAGLMGAFFVSMTLVAIPRLGAANVMALLVAGQMGLSLAMDHYGWLGVAVQPVSPWRILGAVLLLVGVVLIRRF, encoded by the coding sequence ATGGACTGGCTGATACTTGCCTTGACGCTGCTGGCCGGATGTCTCATGCCTGTCCAGCCTGCGGTCAACGCGGTGGTGGCGCAGACGGTGCGCAGCCCGTATATTTCCGCATTTTTCTCCTTTCTCGTGGGGACCCTGGTTTTGTGGCTGCTCGTGGTCTTCCAGCGCACGCCCTGGCCGCCGGTCAAGGTGCTGGCCGATCTGCCCTGGTGGGTCTGGACGGCGGGACTCATGGGCGCATTTTTCGTCAGCATGACCCTCGTGGCCATTCCCCGTCTGGGCGCGGCCAATGTCATGGCTCTTCTGGTGGCCGGGCAGATGGGCCTGTCCCTGGCCATGGACCACTATGGTTGGCTGGGCGTGGCGGTGCAGCCGGTCAGTCCGTGGCGCATTCTGGGCGCGGTTCTGCTGCTGGTCGGCGTGGTTCTGATCCGCAGATTTTAG
- a CDS encoding glutamine--tRNA ligase/YqeY domain fusion protein — protein sequence METPSNFLRAIIEEDLAHNRNEGRVVTRFPPEPNGFLHIGHAKSICLNFGLARDYGGRCHLRFDDTNPGKEDPVYVESIKEDVHWLGFDWGSHLHHASDYFERLYGFAVELIRQGKAYVCSLPPEEMRRYRGTLTEPGVNSPYRDRPVEENLDLFARMRAGEFPEGAHVLRAKIDMASPNMNMRDPALYRILHQEHQNTGSNWCIYPMYDFAHGLSDALEHITHSICTLEFADHRPLYDWILDQLDVPARPRQYEFNRLNINYTVTSKRKLKQLVDERLVSGWDDPRMPTISGMRRRGFPPAALRDFCERIGVSRSDSCVDMSLLENCVREELDAAAPRAMAVLRPLRVVIENYPEDREEFFDLPNHPKNPDMGGRKAGFSREIFIERDDFMESPCPKFFRLAPGREVRLRGAYLITCTGVRKGPDGEIEAVICSYDPQTRGGDAPDGRKVKGTLHWVGARHGRRAEIRLYDRLFMAETPGKDADFLTQINPHSLVTLTDCVVEESLTRAAPEDRFQFERQGYFCADRFEHTPEKPVFNRTVGLRDSWSKATA from the coding sequence ATGGAAACGCCATCCAATTTTCTGCGCGCCATCATCGAAGAGGATCTGGCCCACAACAGAAACGAGGGCCGGGTCGTCACCCGCTTTCCGCCGGAGCCCAACGGCTTTCTGCACATCGGGCACGCCAAGTCCATCTGCCTCAATTTCGGTCTGGCCAGGGATTACGGCGGACGCTGCCATCTGCGCTTCGACGACACCAACCCCGGCAAGGAAGACCCGGTCTACGTGGAATCCATCAAGGAGGATGTACATTGGCTGGGCTTCGACTGGGGCTCCCATCTCCATCATGCCTCGGACTACTTCGAGCGCCTGTACGGCTTCGCCGTGGAGCTGATCCGTCAGGGCAAAGCCTATGTCTGCTCCCTGCCGCCGGAAGAAATGCGCCGCTACCGGGGCACCCTGACCGAGCCCGGCGTGAACAGCCCCTACCGCGACCGCCCGGTGGAAGAGAATCTCGATCTTTTCGCCCGCATGCGGGCCGGAGAATTCCCCGAAGGCGCGCACGTCCTGCGGGCCAAAATCGACATGGCCTCACCCAACATGAACATGCGCGACCCGGCCCTGTACCGCATTCTCCACCAGGAGCATCAGAACACGGGCTCGAACTGGTGCATCTACCCCATGTACGACTTCGCCCACGGCCTGTCCGACGCTCTGGAACACATCACCCACTCCATCTGCACCCTGGAATTCGCCGATCACCGGCCCTTGTACGACTGGATTCTGGACCAGCTCGACGTACCGGCCCGGCCCCGGCAGTACGAGTTCAATCGTCTGAACATCAATTACACCGTGACCAGCAAGCGCAAGCTGAAACAGCTGGTGGATGAAAGGCTGGTCTCTGGCTGGGACGACCCGCGCATGCCCACCATTTCGGGAATGCGCCGCAGGGGCTTTCCGCCCGCCGCCCTGCGCGACTTCTGCGAACGCATCGGAGTCAGCCGTTCGGACAGCTGCGTGGACATGAGCCTGCTGGAAAACTGCGTGCGCGAAGAACTGGACGCCGCAGCCCCGCGAGCCATGGCCGTGCTGCGCCCGCTGCGGGTCGTCATCGAGAACTACCCCGAAGACAGGGAGGAATTCTTCGATCTGCCGAACCACCCGAAAAACCCGGACATGGGCGGCCGCAAGGCGGGTTTTTCGCGGGAAATTTTCATTGAACGCGACGATTTCATGGAAAGCCCGTGTCCCAAATTCTTCCGGCTGGCTCCGGGACGGGAAGTACGGCTGCGCGGCGCGTACCTGATCACCTGCACGGGAGTACGTAAAGGCCCGGATGGAGAAATCGAAGCGGTCATCTGCTCCTACGATCCGCAGACGCGCGGCGGCGACGCTCCCGACGGCCGCAAGGTCAAGGGCACCCTGCACTGGGTCGGCGCGCGGCATGGCAGGCGAGCCGAAATCCGCCTCTACGACCGCCTGTTCATGGCCGAAACTCCGGGCAAAGACGCGGACTTTCTGACCCAGATCAATCCGCACTCCCTGGTCACTCTTACAGACTGCGTGGTGGAGGAAAGCCTTACCCGCGCCGCGCCCGAAGACCGCTTCCAGTTCGAGCGCCAGGGTTATTTCTGCGCGGACCGCTTCGAGCACACGCCGGAAAAACCGGTTTTCAACCGCACGGTCGGCCTGCGCGACTCCTGGAGCAAGGCCACGGCGTAG
- the murJ gene encoding murein biosynthesis integral membrane protein MurJ, with the protein MSTQTSIARNASIVSAATLLSRLLGLVRDLIMAYALGASVLADAFFVAFRVPNLLRSLFAEGSMTMAFVPTFVRVRKEDGDQAAFTLARSIQFWLLVILGGLTLLVVFFPQTVTMLIASGFAAKRPEMFGLTAHLIRICFPYILFISAVALCMGVLNSMGHFLLPALAPCVLNIALISASLLAIWQDGNVAVWLAWGVLAAGLGQWLLQQPVLRQKGFSWVGPVRPAGPGVRRIGLLMLPTILGSAVYQLNVLIGTGMASFLPEGSVSYLYYADRLFQFPLGVFGVAVGVAALPALSSLAGEDQRPEFGQALSSALNLILFINLPAAAGLAGLAGPLVDVLFGRGEFSGAAVHGTALALLGYVPGLPAFSCVRSLASAYYALGDTKTPVRVAVVCLLAYVLMGGIGMQVLGHVGLALASSVSAWINVLLLGVLLRRHCGSWFRPGRDLPLCLLLSAGLLAGCRASAELGRVSLLLIPLWAGAYMGLGLLVRDGQARLLTAALGRRLRRSS; encoded by the coding sequence GTGAGCACCCAGACCTCCATCGCCCGCAACGCCTCCATCGTTTCCGCCGCCACGCTTTTAAGCCGCCTGCTCGGTCTGGTCCGGGATCTGATCATGGCCTACGCTCTGGGCGCGTCCGTTCTGGCCGACGCCTTTTTTGTGGCTTTCCGCGTGCCCAATCTGCTTCGGAGCCTTTTCGCCGAAGGCTCCATGACCATGGCCTTCGTGCCCACCTTTGTGCGCGTCCGGAAGGAGGACGGGGATCAGGCCGCCTTCACCCTGGCCCGGTCCATCCAGTTCTGGCTGCTGGTCATTCTCGGCGGTCTGACCCTGCTGGTGGTCTTTTTTCCCCAGACCGTGACCATGCTCATCGCTTCGGGATTTGCCGCCAAGCGGCCGGAGATGTTCGGGCTCACGGCTCATCTGATCCGCATCTGCTTCCCCTATATCCTGTTCATCTCGGCCGTGGCCCTGTGCATGGGCGTTCTGAACAGCATGGGGCATTTTCTTCTGCCCGCCTTGGCGCCGTGCGTGCTGAACATCGCGCTCATTTCGGCCAGCCTGCTGGCCATCTGGCAGGACGGCAACGTAGCCGTATGGCTGGCCTGGGGCGTACTCGCGGCGGGGCTCGGGCAATGGCTGCTGCAACAGCCGGTGTTGCGGCAGAAGGGCTTTTCCTGGGTCGGCCCGGTCCGTCCGGCGGGGCCCGGCGTACGCCGTATAGGCCTGCTCATGCTGCCCACCATTCTGGGTTCGGCCGTGTATCAGCTCAATGTCCTGATCGGTACGGGCATGGCCTCTTTCCTGCCGGAAGGATCCGTTTCCTATCTGTACTACGCGGACCGGCTTTTCCAGTTTCCTCTGGGCGTATTCGGCGTGGCCGTGGGCGTGGCCGCACTGCCCGCCCTGTCCTCCCTGGCCGGAGAAGATCAGCGGCCGGAGTTCGGCCAAGCCCTTTCCTCGGCCCTGAACCTGATCCTGTTCATCAATCTGCCTGCCGCTGCCGGTCTGGCCGGTCTGGCCGGGCCGCTGGTGGATGTCCTGTTCGGGAGGGGGGAGTTTTCCGGCGCGGCGGTGCACGGAACGGCCTTGGCGCTTTTGGGCTATGTGCCCGGCCTGCCTGCCTTTTCCTGCGTGCGCTCTCTGGCTTCGGCCTATTACGCTCTGGGCGACACCAAAACGCCGGTCCGCGTGGCCGTGGTCTGCCTGCTGGCCTATGTGCTCATGGGCGGGATCGGCATGCAGGTTCTGGGGCATGTGGGGCTGGCTCTGGCGTCGTCCGTTTCGGCCTGGATCAACGTGCTGCTGCTGGGCGTTTTGCTGCGGCGGCACTGCGGGTCATGGTTCAGACCGGGGCGTGACCTGCCGCTGTGCCTGCTCCTGAGCGCGGGTCTTTTGGCCGGATGCCGGGCCAGTGCGGAACTTGGCCGCGTGAGCCTGCTTCTCATTCCTCTCTGGGCTGGTGCGTATATGGGACTGGGCCTTCTCGTGCGCGACGGACAGGCCCGCCTGCTGACCGCCGCTCTGGGCCGCAGGCTCCGCCGCTCCTCTTGA
- a CDS encoding DUF2254 domain-containing protein, with protein MLYRWLLWLRKPSNNLWVTPTLGALLAIVFALAASLGTHYLEEEIFPPIDRETLASLLDVLASSMLAVSTFSLSIMVSAFASASSSATPRATELVMGDDNTRLAIASFISAFIYAIIARVALDIGYYGANGRFILFISTTLVLAYLVFVLIRWVHTLSRLGRMANTLDKIYQTASRAMLQYRQHPAMDALQIPPDLNPDQEIVVLKSGFLTHINIPPIQKWAEDNHAHVHILARPGDYLLPGQPMLRLFWDHALADDQRPDAEPLHTHLVQANERSFDQDPRFGMIVLSEVAQRALSPAVNDPGTAFNVLALMTALLLDHTEEADGEKEPVYDRVSLIPLKEADLVTQAMDPIARDGAGNIEIALRLQKILSAINTHAPEMAVRTAAAHQARLAYVRARNALPCEEDRLLLQMQRARYFGDDLPEHLEDSSLTAR; from the coding sequence ATGCTCTACCGCTGGCTGCTGTGGCTCAGGAAACCAAGCAACAATCTGTGGGTCACACCCACTCTGGGCGCGCTTCTGGCCATCGTTTTCGCACTGGCCGCGTCGCTGGGCACACATTACCTCGAAGAAGAAATCTTCCCTCCCATTGACCGGGAAACACTGGCCAGTCTGCTCGATGTCCTGGCTTCGAGCATGCTGGCCGTGAGCACGTTTTCCCTGTCCATCATGGTGTCGGCCTTTGCCTCCGCGTCAAGCAGCGCCACGCCCCGCGCCACGGAGCTGGTCATGGGCGACGACAACACGCGCCTGGCCATCGCCAGTTTCATCTCGGCCTTCATCTACGCCATCATTGCCAGGGTCGCTCTGGATATAGGCTACTACGGCGCAAACGGACGTTTCATTCTTTTCATCAGCACCACCCTGGTACTCGCCTATCTGGTTTTTGTGTTGATCCGGTGGGTGCATACCCTCTCCCGCCTGGGGCGCATGGCCAACACACTGGATAAAATTTACCAGACCGCATCCAGAGCCATGCTTCAGTATCGTCAACATCCCGCCATGGACGCACTCCAGATCCCTCCGGACCTGAATCCGGATCAGGAAATAGTGGTGCTAAAAAGTGGTTTCCTGACGCACATCAACATTCCTCCCATTCAAAAATGGGCCGAGGACAACCACGCGCATGTACACATTCTGGCCCGGCCCGGGGATTATCTGCTGCCCGGTCAACCGATGCTGCGGCTGTTCTGGGACCACGCTCTGGCCGATGACCAGCGGCCCGATGCCGAGCCGCTGCACACCCATCTGGTGCAGGCGAACGAACGGAGCTTCGATCAGGACCCGCGCTTCGGCATGATCGTGCTGAGCGAAGTGGCCCAGCGCGCCCTGTCCCCGGCCGTCAACGATCCGGGAACGGCCTTCAATGTCCTGGCCCTGATGACCGCATTACTGCTGGACCATACGGAGGAGGCCGACGGGGAAAAAGAGCCCGTTTACGACCGCGTCAGTCTGATTCCCCTCAAGGAGGCCGATCTGGTCACTCAGGCCATGGACCCCATCGCCCGTGACGGCGCGGGAAACATTGAAATCGCTCTGCGCCTGCAGAAAATTCTGTCGGCCATCAACACCCACGCCCCGGAAATGGCCGTGCGGACGGCGGCCGCCCATCAGGCGCGGCTGGCTTATGTCCGCGCCCGAAACGCCCTGCCCTGCGAGGAAGACCGGCTGCTGCTGCAGATGCAACGCGCGCGCTATTTCGGGGATGACCTGCCGGAGCACCTGGAGGACAGCAGCCTGACCGCACGCTGA
- a CDS encoding adenylate kinase, whose product MNILIFGPNGSGKGTQGSLAKKKYDLDHIESGAIFRKHIGGGTELGKKAKEYIDRGELVPDDITIPMVLDVLKNTGPNGWLLDGFPRSIVQAQKLWEALQADGVKLNYVIEILLPREVAKNRIMGRRLCKNDNNHPNNIFIDAIKPSGEKCRVCGGELSSRADDQDEAAIDKRHDIYYDTKTGTLAASYYFKNLADTAGFKYIELDGEGSIDDIKNTLMAQLK is encoded by the coding sequence TTGAATATTCTCATTTTCGGACCCAACGGCAGCGGCAAGGGCACCCAGGGCTCCCTGGCGAAGAAAAAATACGACCTGGATCATATCGAATCCGGAGCGATCTTTCGCAAGCACATCGGCGGCGGCACGGAACTGGGAAAAAAAGCCAAGGAATATATCGATCGCGGCGAACTTGTGCCGGACGACATCACCATTCCCATGGTGCTGGATGTGCTCAAGAACACGGGTCCCAATGGCTGGCTGCTGGACGGTTTTCCCCGGTCCATCGTGCAGGCCCAGAAGCTGTGGGAAGCCTTGCAGGCCGACGGAGTAAAGCTCAACTACGTCATCGAAATCCTTCTGCCGCGCGAAGTGGCCAAGAACCGCATCATGGGCCGCCGCCTCTGTAAGAACGACAACAATCACCCCAACAATATTTTCATCGACGCCATCAAGCCCAGCGGCGAAAAATGCCGGGTCTGCGGCGGCGAGCTGTCCTCCCGCGCCGACGATCAGGACGAGGCCGCCATCGATAAGCGTCACGACATCTACTACGACACCAAGACCGGTACCCTGGCCGCCTCCTATTATTTCAAGAATCTCGCGGACACGGCCGGGTTCAAATACATTGAGCTGGACGGAGAAGGCTCCATCGACGACATCAAAAACACGCTCATGGCCCAGTTGAAATAA
- a CDS encoding tetratricopeptide repeat protein, with amino-acid sequence MTFIKPNKIHKFYLLLIIIFLSSCRNNEFKNIDILSVKEVGELLIMELKKENYRFVENYFDHIEKNEIYNNDGVKKIYSIYKYIYSKNEGNEKELLKKWCSKSSRHIPYVIIGNYYIHDGWRDRGDKYANETSNDQFRNFYDKLKLAKEALEKAYNIYKEDMDIYCGMMTICISLSQRKEFEFWYTKSLDIDKTYFNIYHQKFTILLPKWGGSWKDAYNFAKKMKDNSPKGSKAYCLYLELILEYLYNSDKYSDLKYYYGDKTYTKILQDVAEIESRLLSEFPGSEFMIIKRERIKGSCYFMLGDTEEAEKSFKRIIEFDSNYHWAWYMLGQIYTKNLKKYKDGIKFYNKAIEIYNDDILYHFERGYAAYCDFDIDLCISDMSIALKKNIKYIPQIWMAYFCRGICLQHKGKNSAAIEDFTSAITENPEYLELFKYRSWSYHVTGQLDKAISDLRHILKNNPQDNQTVELLKQYESELQTKRK; translated from the coding sequence ATGACTTTCATCAAACCGAATAAAATTCATAAATTTTATTTATTACTAATAATAATATTTTTATCTTCATGTAGAAACAATGAATTTAAAAATATTGATATATTAAGTGTTAAGGAAGTAGGTGAATTATTAATAATGGAATTAAAAAAAGAAAACTATAGATTTGTTGAAAATTATTTTGATCATATTGAAAAAAATGAAATATATAACAATGATGGAGTAAAAAAAATATATAGTATATATAAATATATTTATAGTAAAAATGAAGGAAATGAAAAGGAATTGCTTAAAAAATGGTGCTCTAAATCATCTCGACATATTCCATATGTTATAATTGGAAATTACTATATACATGATGGATGGAGAGATCGTGGCGATAAATATGCAAATGAGACAAGCAATGATCAATTTAGAAATTTCTATGACAAGTTAAAACTAGCAAAAGAAGCATTAGAAAAAGCCTATAATATATACAAAGAAGATATGGATATATACTGCGGGATGATGACGATATGTATATCTCTTTCCCAGAGAAAAGAATTTGAATTTTGGTACACTAAATCTCTTGATATAGATAAAACATATTTCAATATTTATCATCAGAAGTTTACGATTCTGCTTCCAAAATGGGGAGGGTCGTGGAAGGATGCATATAACTTTGCAAAGAAAATGAAGGACAACTCTCCTAAAGGGAGTAAGGCATATTGCCTATATCTAGAGCTCATACTTGAGTATCTGTATAATTCAGATAAATATAGCGATCTAAAATATTACTACGGCGATAAGACGTATACAAAAATACTTCAAGATGTAGCTGAAATTGAGAGTAGGCTTCTATCTGAGTTTCCTGGCTCAGAATTTATGATTATAAAAAGGGAACGTATAAAAGGATCATGCTATTTTATGCTTGGTGATACAGAAGAAGCTGAAAAAAGTTTTAAAAGAATTATAGAATTCGATTCTAACTATCATTGGGCATGGTATATGCTTGGACAAATTTATACGAAAAATTTAAAAAAATATAAAGACGGAATAAAATTTTATAATAAGGCAATAGAAATTTATAATGACGATATTTTATACCACTTTGAAAGAGGATATGCTGCTTACTGTGATTTTGATATTGATTTATGTATCTCAGATATGAGTATAGCATTGAAAAAGAATATAAAATATATTCCACAAATATGGATGGCTTATTTTTGCAGAGGAATATGTTTACAGCATAAAGGTAAAAATTCCGCGGCTATTGAAGATTTCACGTCTGCCATCACAGAAAACCCGGAATACCTCGAATTGTTTAAATATAGATCATGGTCATACCATGTAACAGGGCAGTTAGACAAGGCCATATCCGATCTCAGGCATATCTTGAAAAATAATCCTCAAGATAACCAGACTGTTGAACTGCTCAAGCAGTATGAATCGGAACTGCAGACTAAGAGAAAGTAA
- a CDS encoding tRNA1(Val) (adenine(37)-N6)-methyltransferase, with translation MEFAQTAGLSVKEARRFFPRGLSQPEAGFRFSVDALLLAAFAGRRGAGGLVLDLGAGCGVVGLALAMGCPAIHVAGLDRDAEILVHARENARRLGLEERFMPFLADVAAPGGLRAECADMVVCNPPYRREGAGRMCVRASRNPARFETHAGLEDFLRASAFFVKNKRPCAFIYLAERADDLLAGLCAARLRPREILFIHPRPGRPARLVLVRAVKNGGAGLRVLPPLFLHEKESGEFTSQTLAFCPWLRCAPGEAPGSG, from the coding sequence ATGGAGTTCGCACAGACTGCCGGGCTTTCCGTGAAGGAGGCCCGGCGTTTTTTTCCGCGCGGCCTGAGCCAGCCCGAAGCCGGGTTCCGTTTTTCCGTGGACGCGCTTCTTCTTGCGGCCTTTGCCGGGAGGAGAGGAGCGGGCGGTCTGGTCCTCGATCTGGGCGCGGGCTGCGGCGTGGTGGGTCTGGCCCTCGCGATGGGATGCCCGGCGATACATGTGGCGGGGCTGGACCGGGATGCGGAAATTCTCGTCCACGCCAGGGAAAATGCCCGGCGGCTCGGCCTTGAGGAGCGTTTCATGCCCTTTTTGGCCGATGTGGCCGCACCCGGCGGCCTGCGGGCGGAATGCGCCGACATGGTGGTCTGCAACCCGCCTTACCGGAGGGAAGGGGCGGGGCGCATGTGCGTGCGGGCGTCCAGAAATCCGGCCCGCTTTGAAACCCATGCCGGTCTGGAGGATTTTCTCCGGGCCAGCGCGTTTTTCGTGAAAAACAAAAGACCGTGCGCCTTCATTTATCTGGCCGAACGGGCGGACGATCTGCTGGCGGGTCTTTGTGCCGCGCGGCTGCGGCCCAGAGAAATACTTTTCATCCATCCCCGTCCGGGGCGGCCCGCCCGGCTGGTGCTGGTCCGGGCCGTGAAAAATGGCGGGGCCGGCTTGAGAGTTCTTCCGCCTCTTTTTCTGCACGAGAAAGAGAGCGGGGAGTTCACCAGCCAGACCCTCGCCTTCTGCCCCTGGCTGCGTTGCGCACCCGGGGAAGCACCCGGAAGTGGCTGA
- a CDS encoding LL-diaminopimelate aminotransferase: protein MIRVNENYLKLKASYLFSDIARRVADFQKENPDRKIIRMGIGDVTEPLSPAVIRAFHEGVDEMASASTFHGYGPEQGYGFLRELIAREDFQSRGADIAPDEIFISDGAKCDTGNIQELFAGDIRVAVPDPVYPVYVDTNVMAGRTGNNAGGRYESLVYLEGTRANGFIPDLPKEPVDLIYLCYPNNPTGATITREQLGKWVDYARKHKALILYDAAYESFIRDPSLPRTIYEIEGAREVAIEFRSLSKTAGFTGTRLAFVAVPKTCVAYDSAGNGHSLHALWNRRQSTKTNGVSYPVQKAAAAVYSPEGRAQTAALVDHYLSNAAIIRREMTSLGYDCVGGENSPYVWIDGKMGSWEFFDMLLREAAVVCTPGAGFGACGEGFIRISAFNSLENVQEAMERLRSVLK, encoded by the coding sequence ATGATTCGCGTCAACGAGAATTACCTGAAACTCAAGGCTTCCTACCTTTTTTCAGATATTGCCCGCCGGGTGGCCGACTTTCAGAAGGAAAACCCGGACAGGAAGATCATCCGCATGGGCATCGGAGATGTGACCGAGCCCCTGTCGCCCGCCGTGATCAGGGCCTTCCACGAAGGAGTGGACGAGATGGCCAGCGCGTCTACCTTCCACGGTTACGGTCCGGAACAGGGCTACGGATTTCTGCGTGAACTCATCGCGCGGGAGGATTTCCAGTCCCGTGGGGCGGACATCGCGCCGGACGAGATCTTCATCAGCGACGGAGCCAAGTGCGACACAGGCAACATCCAAGAGCTTTTTGCCGGAGACATCCGCGTGGCCGTGCCCGATCCGGTCTATCCCGTGTATGTGGATACCAACGTCATGGCCGGGCGTACCGGGAACAATGCGGGCGGCCGCTATGAGAGTCTGGTCTATCTGGAGGGCACCAGAGCCAACGGGTTCATCCCGGACCTGCCGAAGGAACCCGTGGACCTGATTTACCTGTGCTATCCCAACAATCCCACGGGCGCGACCATCACAAGGGAACAGCTCGGAAAATGGGTGGACTACGCCCGCAAGCACAAGGCCCTCATCCTGTACGATGCGGCTTACGAGTCTTTCATCCGCGATCCGTCGCTGCCCAGAACCATCTATGAAATAGAAGGAGCGCGGGAAGTGGCCATCGAGTTCCGCTCCCTGTCCAAAACCGCCGGGTTCACCGGCACGCGTCTGGCGTTCGTGGCCGTGCCCAAAACCTGTGTGGCGTACGACAGCGCGGGAAACGGCCACAGCCTGCACGCCCTGTGGAACCGCCGCCAGAGCACCAAGACCAACGGCGTGTCCTATCCGGTGCAGAAGGCCGCGGCTGCCGTGTATTCACCCGAGGGACGGGCCCAGACCGCGGCCCTTGTGGATCATTATCTGAGCAATGCGGCCATTATCCGCCGGGAAATGACCAGTCTGGGCTACGACTGCGTGGGCGGGGAGAACTCCCCGTATGTCTGGATCGACGGCAAGATGGGGTCGTGGGAATTCTTCGACATGCTGCTGCGCGAGGCGGCCGTGGTCTGCACGCCGGGGGCCGGGTTCGGCGCGTGCGGAGAAGGATTTATCCGCATTTCGGCCTTCAACAGTCTGGAGAACGTGCAGGAGGCCATGGAGCGCCTGCGGTCCGTGCTGAAGTAG
- a CDS encoding menaquinone biosynthetic enzyme MqnA/MqnD family protein: MTLRIGKIDYLNIWHVFHLLEQSCPEGPDFHYQPGHPSELNRALDSGLLDVSPSSSFEYLLHAEKYQLLPGASISAEREVQSVLFLSPAPLNELPAWLEKNPGPIRLTGASATSSALLRVLWSQRWELPPVSWSEVPPGAGLDTGRPFLEIGNAALRHFILPPPGYHIYDLASEWTAWTGLPFVFAVWIVRRALNDTAAALLERLNRHISRITASLPEHFDTLSRQPYRPDWLPAPSLIRYWQAMSYGLGAREQAALLLFGECCTRQGLLPGAPGLTWFGRQ, encoded by the coding sequence ATGACCCTGCGCATCGGAAAAATAGACTACCTGAATATCTGGCATGTCTTTCACCTTCTTGAGCAAAGTTGTCCGGAAGGACCGGATTTTCACTACCAGCCGGGGCATCCCAGCGAACTGAACCGGGCTCTGGACTCCGGGCTTCTGGATGTCTCGCCCTCGTCGTCCTTTGAGTATCTCCTGCACGCCGAGAAATACCAGCTTCTGCCCGGAGCCTCCATCAGCGCGGAGCGGGAAGTCCAGAGCGTGCTGTTTCTTTCGCCCGCCCCTCTGAACGAACTTCCCGCATGGCTGGAGAAAAATCCCGGTCCCATCCGCCTGACCGGCGCCTCGGCCACGTCCTCGGCCTTGCTGCGCGTGCTCTGGAGCCAGCGCTGGGAGCTGCCGCCCGTTTCATGGTCGGAAGTACCGCCAGGAGCCGGACTGGACACGGGCCGCCCGTTTCTGGAAATCGGCAATGCGGCCCTGCGCCATTTCATTCTGCCTCCGCCCGGATACCACATCTACGATCTGGCTTCGGAATGGACCGCGTGGACCGGCCTGCCCTTTGTCTTCGCCGTATGGATCGTACGCCGGGCGTTGAACGATACTGCCGCGGCCCTGCTGGAGCGCTTAAACAGACATATCTCCCGCATCACCGCGTCTCTTCCGGAGCACTTTGACACCCTGTCCAGGCAGCCGTACCGCCCGGACTGGCTGCCCGCTCCAAGCCTGATACGTTACTGGCAGGCCATGAGCTACGGCCTGGGGGCACGGGAACAGGCGGCACTCCTTCTTTTCGGCGAATGCTGCACGCGCCAGGGTCTGCTGCCCGGCGCTCCGGGCCTGACATGGTTCGGCAGACAATGA